In Rutidosis leptorrhynchoides isolate AG116_Rl617_1_P2 chromosome 2, CSIRO_AGI_Rlap_v1, whole genome shotgun sequence, one genomic interval encodes:
- the LOC139893613 gene encoding uncharacterized protein, whose amino-acid sequence MDRQRERNGDRSDDEDRYRSRRGGDRFRSERDSRDRRINDKSDDEDRYGRRGRYRNRDQRVVDEIVKDRRGGNRNMSDDEDANDRRRDRDRDDIRRRRDGISDDEDVNDKTVDKNKDKKVSDEDDGKDRVKMKKSGDGRKSNGHDQSDEDGEIRKTVRKGRHEGKSDEEDGEIGTNAREGKHKVRSDDEDGEIKKRGRKGKDKKSDDEDDRKDKARRDRKKDMTDDEDDKYRKKRERNKDRRHDDDDKRERNRDRRHDDDDKRDKRRNGDHKDRRRSDDVAKPRSDQNGDKETVDEGPRFQKLAEMQEGMTNLGKSGGVYIPPFKLARMMSGVQDKSSMEYQRLTWDALRKSINGLVNKVNATNIKNIIPELFAENLIRGRGLFCRSCMKSQMASPGFTDVFAALVAVVNTKFPEVGDLLLRRIILQLQRAYKRNDKHQLLAAVKFIAHLVNQQVVHELIALELLTTLLENPTDDSVEVAVGFVTECGSILQDLSPKGLHGIFERFRGILHEGEIDKRVQFLIEGLFALRKAKFQGHPAVRPELDLVELEDQLTHEVSLLDKIDPEITLDIFKMDPNFIENEKRYEDLKKNILGDESSEEEEEDGEDSGDDEDDDSSEEEDEEQMRIRDETETNLVNLRRTIYLTIMSSVDFEEAGHKLLKIKLEPGQEMELCIMLLECCSQERTYLRYYGLLGQRFCMINKVHQENFEKCFVQQYSMIHRLETNKLRNVAKFFAHLLGTDALPWHVLAYIRLTEEDTTSSSRIFIKILFQELSEHLGIRLLNERLSDPTMQADFESIFPRDNPKNTRFSINFFTSIGLGGITENLREYLKNMPRLIMQQKPASESDDSDSSSSGSDSSSSSSDESESSSSSDSESDHKSSKNKRRRRR is encoded by the exons ATGGATCGACAAAGGGAACGAAATGGGGATAGGAGTGATGATGAAGATAGATATAGAAGCAGAAGAGGTGGTGATAGGTTCAGGAGTGAACGTGATAGTCGAGATAGGAGGATCAATGATAAGAGTGATGACGAAGATAGATATGGTAGGAGGGGACGATATAGGAACAGGGATCAAAGAGTTGTTGATGAAATTGTTAAAGACAGGAGAGGTGGGAACAGGAATATGAGTGATGATGAAGATGCTAATGATAGGAGGAGAGATAGAGATAGGGATGATATTAGGAGGAGAAGAGATGGAATAAGTGACGATGAAGATGTTAATGATAAAACGGTTGATAAGAACAAGGATAAAAAGGtcagtgatgaagatgatggtaaAGATAGGGTTAAGATGAAAAAGAGTGGTGATGGGAGAAAAAGTAATGGGCATGATCAGAGTGATGAAGATGGTGAAATTAGGAAGACTGTTAGAAAAGGGAGGCATGAAGGTAAGAGTgatgaagaagatggtgaaattgGGACTAATGCAAGAGAAGGGAAGCATAAAGTAAggagtgatgatgaagatggtgaaatAAAGAAGAGAGGGAGAAAAGGTAAGGATAAaaaaagtgatgatgaagatgatcgcAAAGACAAAGCAAGAAGGGATAGGAAGAAGGATATGACTGACGACGAAGATGATAAATATAGAAAGAAAAGGGAGAGAAACAAAGATCGaaggcatgatgatgatgataagaggGAGAGGAACAGAGATCGaaggcatgatgatgatgataagaggGATAAGAGAAGGAATGGTGATCATAAAGATAGGAGGAGAAGTGATGACGTGGCGAAACCTAGAAGTGATCAAAATGGAGATAAGGAGACTGTGGATGAAGGTCCAAGGTTCCAAAAGTTGGCTGAAATGCAAGAAGGGATGACTAATTTAGGGAAGAGTGGAGGGGTTTATATTCCACCGTTTAAGTTAGCTCGTATGATGAGCGGGGTTCAAGATAAAAGTAGCATGGAATATCAAAGGTTGACTTGGGATGCATTAAGGAAGAGTATAAATGGGTTGGTCAACAAGGTCAATGCCACAAATATCAAGAACATTATCCCAGAGTTGTTTGCTGAAAATTTGATCAGGGGAAGAGGACTATTTTGTCGATCTTGTATGAAGTCCCAAATGGCCTCTCCTGGTTTTACAGATGTCTTTGCGGCGCTCGTTGCTGTAGTCAACACGAAGTTTCCCGAAGTGGGAGACCTTTTGCTGAGAAGGATTATTCTTCAACTACAAAGGGCTTATAAGCGAAATGACAAG CATCAATTGCTAGCTGCTGTCAAGTTTATCGCCCATTTGGTGAACCAGCAGGTAGTTCATGAGTTGATTGCTCTTGAACTACTGACAACTCTTCTTGAGAATCCAACTGATGATAGCGTGGAGGTTGCAGTTGGTTTTGTTACAGAATGTGGGTCGATACTTCAGGATCTCTCTCCCAAAGGCTTGCACG GTATTTTTGAGCGTTTTCGTGGAATTCTTCACGAGGGAGAAATTGACAAAAGAGTCCAGTTCTTGATCGAAGGTCTTTTTGCACTAAGAAAGGCCAAGTTCCAG GGCCATCCAGCCGTTCGTCCGGAGTTGGATCTTGTTGAGTTGGAAGATCAGTTAACCCACGAAGTTTCTCTTCTTGATAAGATTGACCCAGAAATTACCTTAG ATATTTTCAAGATGGATCCTAATTTCATCGAGAACGAAAAGCGCTATGAAGATTTGAAGAAAAACATTCTTGGTGACGAATcttcagaagaagaagaagaggatggCGAAGATTCCGGTGATGACGAGGACGATGATTCTTCGGAAGAAGAAGACGAGGAGCAAATGAGAATCCGAGATGAAACCGAAACAAATCTTGTTAATCTCAGAAGGACCATTTACTTGACAATTATGTCTAGTGTTGACTTTGAAGAAGCTGGTCATAAGCTTCTGAAAATTAAACTGGAACCAGGACAAGAG ATGGAATTGTGTATTATGTTATTGGAGTGTTGCAGTCAAGAGAGAACTTACCTTCGGTACTATGGGCTTTTGGGCCAGCGTTTTTGTATGATCAATAAAGTCCACCAAGAAAATTTTGAAAAGTGCTTTGTTCAACAGTACTCTATGATCCATCGACTCGAAACAAATAAGCTGCGGAATGTTGCCAAGTTTTTCGCTCATCTTCTTGGGACCGATGCTTTGCCTTGGCACGTTTTAGCTTACATTCGATTGACTGAAGAAGATACAACGTCGTCTTCTCGAATCTTCATCAAGATTCTCTTTCAG GAACTGTCTGAACATCTTGGCATTCGTCTGTTGAACGAACGTCTCAGTGATCCAACAATGCAGGCTGATTTCGAATCTATCTTCCCACGAGACAATCCTAAAAACACACGGTTTTCAATTAACTTCTTCACATCGATTGGGCTCGGTGGGATCACAGAAAACTTGAGAGAGTATTTAAAGAACATGCCTCGTCTTATCATGCAACAAAAACCTGCCTCTGAATCAGACGATTCTGATTCTTCTAGTTCAGGATCTGATTCATCATCATCAAGCTCTGATGAAAGCGAGAGCTCAAGCAGCAGTGATAGTGAAAGTGATCACAAGAGCAGCAAAAACAAACGCAGGAGGCGGCGTTAG